A portion of the Clostridium gelidum genome contains these proteins:
- a CDS encoding efflux RND transporter periplasmic adaptor subunit: protein MKKKRIYWAITIIILCIVSGLIYVKMQGGQAVETTVTEKGEIKQYIEDIAVVKSNKRQTVYIEGAGKINNIEVNVGDYVKKGDVLLTMDKQDLELKLKDATAKIEAAKAQLASTDSSNYVNKIEIAQAAVDSAKVNYESITRDLNNAKTLFESDAISQQELNKAEDAYKTAEVTLKSANLQVEDAKDGAPDYLKDGYMAVIEQAVILRDSVMREIEKQQVLASIDGIILEKLVDENSMGVTGTVAFLIGDIKSLELEGNILSDDIYKVQIGNEVEVSGKAMGDLSVEGKIIKIAPEAKNITSSLGVNQKRVPVTIQINGETSLLRPGYDLDIKIITQVKSDTLVIPDSAVFDYKGSSCVFIVDSGKAVIREIKKGIESEKTIEVLEGLKEGEKILIKPDNNIKEGMKIKLG, encoded by the coding sequence ATGAAAAAGAAAAGAATATATTGGGCAATAACCATAATAATATTATGTATAGTAAGTGGGTTAATATATGTAAAGATGCAAGGGGGACAAGCAGTAGAAACTACAGTTACAGAAAAAGGTGAGATAAAACAATATATTGAAGATATAGCTGTAGTTAAAAGTAATAAAAGACAAACTGTTTATATTGAAGGTGCAGGAAAGATAAATAACATAGAGGTCAATGTAGGTGATTACGTAAAAAAAGGTGACGTATTATTGACAATGGATAAACAAGATTTAGAGTTAAAACTTAAGGATGCTACTGCGAAAATTGAAGCAGCTAAAGCTCAGCTTGCAAGTACTGATAGTTCTAATTATGTAAATAAGATTGAAATTGCACAAGCAGCTGTAGACAGCGCTAAGGTTAATTATGAATCTATAACAAGAGATTTAAATAATGCAAAGACGCTTTTCGAGTCTGATGCTATAAGTCAGCAAGAACTTAATAAAGCAGAGGATGCATATAAAACTGCTGAAGTAACTTTAAAGTCTGCAAATCTTCAAGTGGAGGACGCTAAAGATGGAGCACCTGATTATTTGAAAGATGGATATATGGCTGTAATTGAACAAGCTGTAATTCTTAGAGATTCTGTAATGAGAGAAATTGAAAAACAACAAGTTCTAGCATCAATTGATGGAATTATTCTTGAAAAGCTTGTAGATGAAAATTCAATGGGAGTGACAGGTACAGTAGCATTTTTAATAGGAGATATTAAAAGCTTAGAATTAGAAGGAAATATATTATCTGATGATATTTATAAAGTTCAAATAGGTAATGAAGTTGAAGTAAGTGGAAAAGCAATGGGAGATTTAAGTGTAGAAGGTAAAATTATAAAAATAGCACCAGAAGCAAAAAATATAACATCTTCTTTAGGCGTGAATCAAAAGAGAGTACCAGTAACTATTCAAATAAATGGTGAAACAAGTTTGTTAAGACCAGGTTATGATTTGGATATTAAAATTATTACTCAAGTTAAAAGTGATACTTTAGTTATACCAGATAGTGCGGTGTTCGACTATAAGGGGAGCTCTTGTGTATTTATTGTAGACAGTGGGAAAGCTGTCATAAGGGAAATAAAAAAGGGTATAGAAAGTGAAAAAACAATAGAGGTTTTAGAGGGTTTAAAAGAAGGGGAGAAAATATTGATAAAGCCTGATAATAATATAAAAGAGGGAATGAAGATTAAGCTTGGATGA
- a CDS encoding ABC transporter ATP-binding protein, producing MKDPIVIVKDVTKEYTMGEIKVKASDKMSFEILEGEFVVVLGPSGSGKSTVLNMIGGMDRPTYGEVLVEGKNITKYSDNELTMYRRKKIGFVFQFYNLMSNLTALENVELVRSLSNNPLKSEDIMKEVGLSERTSNFPAQLSGGEQQRVAIARALVKNPLLLLCDEPTGALDYNTGRLILKLLYDINKNTNKTIIVITHNAAIAAMADRVIRVRSGAVEAITINENPETPERIEW from the coding sequence GTGAAAGATCCTATTGTTATAGTTAAAGATGTTACAAAAGAATACACCATGGGGGAGATAAAAGTTAAGGCGTCTGATAAGATGAGCTTTGAAATTCTTGAAGGTGAATTTGTTGTGGTACTAGGACCAAGTGGTTCAGGCAAAAGTACTGTGTTAAATATGATTGGTGGAATGGACAGGCCTACATATGGGGAAGTACTTGTAGAAGGAAAAAATATAACTAAGTATTCCGACAATGAACTTACTATGTATAGACGAAAAAAAATAGGTTTTGTATTTCAATTCTATAATTTAATGTCAAATCTTACAGCACTTGAAAATGTTGAATTGGTAAGATCTCTTAGTAATAATCCTTTAAAATCAGAGGATATTATGAAAGAAGTTGGACTAAGTGAAAGAACATCAAATTTTCCAGCACAACTTTCAGGAGGAGAGCAGCAAAGAGTAGCAATAGCAAGAGCATTAGTCAAAAATCCATTACTGCTTTTATGTGATGAACCAACAGGAGCTTTGGATTATAACACAGGAAGGTTGATTTTAAAGCTACTTTACGATATTAATAAAAATACCAATAAGACAATAATAGTTATTACACACAATGCAGCTATTGCAGCTATGGCAGATAGGGTTATTAGAGTAAGAAGTGGCGCTGTTGAAGCTATAACTATTAATGAAAATCCTGAGACACCTGAAAGGATTGAATGGTAA
- a CDS encoding sugar diacid recognition domain-containing protein, with protein MEYLSKGLAESIVERTMNVVNYNINIMNENGVIIASGDKERIGTIHEGSIIALQRKSEFNVSENESKKLQGVHPGTNIVIEFQNRVVGVIGITGKPKEVLGYAKLIKMTAEMMIEQEHVIKELEWNNRIKEEMILALIYNKPDSVILLDEYIKKFKLQNNHPMNIFIIELIPNDSSSAKTELDISSRVINILEGVFKGSQACVVNSKTIVLLHKCSTHNNKNEDYTEKLKKINEKIKYEIEIDTKIAAGKIQNKLSEIYKSFDIANEALTFGKKMHPKDNVYIFEILKYDMLFSQNSEKWKVNELKETYELIALHDKSKALRETLKVLIGENGELNNVANKLFIHRNTLSYRLDKIYKLTDRNPRKYTDLFWLYSAIINFEIDNN; from the coding sequence ATGGAATACTTGAGCAAAGGATTGGCTGAGAGTATTGTTGAAAGAACTATGAATGTTGTTAATTATAATATTAATATTATGAATGAAAATGGTGTAATAATAGCATCTGGAGATAAAGAAAGAATTGGAACTATTCATGAAGGCTCAATTATTGCGTTGCAGAGAAAATCAGAATTTAATGTTAGTGAAAATGAAAGTAAAAAGTTACAAGGAGTACATCCGGGTACCAATATAGTTATAGAATTCCAAAATAGAGTAGTTGGAGTAATTGGAATTACAGGTAAACCCAAGGAAGTTTTAGGCTATGCTAAATTAATTAAAATGACAGCAGAAATGATGATAGAACAAGAGCATGTAATAAAAGAATTAGAATGGAATAATAGAATTAAAGAAGAAATGATACTTGCGCTTATATATAATAAACCAGATTCAGTTATTCTGTTGGATGAATATATCAAAAAATTTAAATTGCAAAATAATCATCCTATGAATATTTTTATTATTGAATTAATTCCTAATGATAGTAGCTCTGCAAAAACAGAGTTAGATATATCTAGTAGAGTAATCAACATATTAGAAGGAGTATTTAAAGGATCTCAAGCATGTGTAGTTAATTCAAAAACAATTGTGCTATTACATAAATGCTCAACCCATAATAATAAAAATGAAGATTATACAGAGAAATTAAAAAAAATTAATGAAAAAATTAAATATGAAATAGAAATTGATACAAAAATAGCAGCAGGTAAAATACAGAATAAGTTATCAGAAATATATAAATCCTTTGATATAGCAAATGAGGCACTAACATTTGGCAAAAAGATGCATCCCAAAGATAATGTTTATATATTTGAGATACTAAAATATGATATGTTATTTTCTCAAAATAGTGAAAAATGGAAAGTTAATGAATTAAAAGAGACATATGAATTAATAGCTTTACACGATAAGAGCAAAGCGCTTAGAGAAACATTAAAAGTTCTTATAGGAGAAAATGGAGAACTCAACAATGTAGCAAATAAGTTATTTATTCATAGAAATACATTGAGTTATCGATTGGATAAAATTTATAAGCTTACAGATAGAAATCCAAGAAAATATACGGATTTATTTTGGCTTTATAGTGCAATAATTAATTTTGAAATAGATAATAATTAA
- a CDS encoding TIM barrel protein → MNESIYKYLQVGLIHFMAYPESTKFEKQENLIESIKKVLVDDYFNAIEITHIEDKQKRQEVKELLEQSHMIVAYGVQPRLLSANLNPNDLDETERKKAEDIIIESIDEADYLGAKSIAFLAGKYGENKKDEAYEQLLKTTKNICKYAQTKNISVALEVFDYDFDKKVLIGPATYASEFARAVREHADNFGLLVDLSHLPQTYESSRFAIQTMKAYLTHFHIGNCVMKNGEKACGDTHPRFGFPNGINDVNELKEFLQVMKEEGFFDERNPYIISFEVKPWENEDSEIVVANAKRTLNRAWALL, encoded by the coding sequence ATGAACGAATCGATTTATAAATATTTACAAGTGGGATTGATACATTTTATGGCCTATCCAGAAAGTACTAAATTTGAAAAGCAAGAAAATCTTATAGAATCAATTAAAAAGGTTCTAGTAGATGATTATTTTAATGCAATAGAAATCACACATATTGAAGATAAACAAAAAAGACAAGAAGTTAAGGAATTATTAGAACAAAGTCATATGATAGTTGCATATGGAGTTCAACCTAGATTATTAAGTGCAAATTTAAATCCAAATGATTTAGATGAAACAGAAAGAAAAAAAGCTGAAGATATAATTATTGAATCAATAGATGAAGCAGATTATTTAGGCGCTAAAAGTATAGCTTTTTTAGCAGGAAAATATGGTGAAAATAAAAAAGATGAAGCATATGAACAATTATTAAAAACAACTAAAAATATATGCAAATATGCACAAACTAAGAATATTTCTGTTGCTCTTGAAGTTTTTGATTATGATTTTGATAAAAAAGTATTAATTGGTCCAGCTACTTATGCATCTGAATTTGCAAGAGCTGTAAGAGAGCATGCAGATAATTTTGGATTATTAGTAGATTTATCGCATTTGCCTCAAACATATGAATCTTCAAGGTTTGCTATTCAAACTATGAAAGCATATCTAACTCATTTTCATATTGGAAATTGTGTTATGAAAAATGGAGAAAAAGCATGCGGTGATACTCATCCACGTTTTGGATTTCCAAATGGAATTAATGATGTAAATGAGCTTAAAGAATTTCTTCAAGTTATGAAAGAAGAAGGATTTTTTGATGAAAGAAATCCATATATAATTTCATTTGAAGTTAAGCCATGGGAAAATGAAGATTCAGAAATTGTAGTCGCAAACGCAAAAAGAACATTAAACAGAGCATGGGCATTACTTTAA
- a CDS encoding ABC transporter permease, whose translation MNILFRNLLRDIKKSKGQFISILIIVVLGVTFYTAINSAFKNLSNSSSEYYSEYRLADIWVDLYSAPMGIKEKVDSIPNVKTATGRIIKDASINILEENATLRFITLPDIKKDIVNDVVIKSGRYFSEDDSNQCLLDEDFFKANNLNLGEYIYPIISGNKVKLKIVGCVKSPEFVYTLKDASEIMADNKRFGIIYIKQSFGEAIFDFKGSINNLSIQISNGSDVKTVKDDVKKALKNYGVKNVIDREEQTSSKMISEKIKGLKSMGGTFPVIFFMVASVIIYIMMGRMVESQRTQIGVLKAVGFTNMQVLAYYMSYSAMIALIGSFIGSILGTYMGASMTKLYNQYFNLPLGGIKIYSEFVIPAFILTLFFCLFAGYHSCKAIFKIMPSEAMRQKSPESGKKIVIERINLIWINISYLGKIIVRNLFRYKKRALLTSLGVIFSSAILLVALSMGDSMDFMIQQQYGNIQNYDIKVKFSKLMSIEDLNNIKNITHIKELEPVLETGVEISNGWKHKDVGFTAQIKEPQMYKVEDKSGNAISLPQNGILISEKLANTLGIKVNDSVNIKFYFPGKEKKEMVVKGIIVQYLGLSTYTSMDNLNSILGEGTIASSAVLKLDNTNAENEVKDKLRNMPNVMSVDSKTDSLNALLKTMGAMQASIGVYIMLAGILLIAVLYNIATINIFERQRELATLKVLGFSNNEVKKLIFNENYIIVIFGMIVGLPFGKWLGASLMASSSTDAYTIPYVVEFKTYIIAIILTLLFTAITNLTLMRKIKALDMIEVLKNKE comes from the coding sequence ATGAATATTTTATTCAGGAATTTATTAAGAGATATAAAAAAATCAAAGGGACAGTTTATTTCTATCTTAATAATTGTGGTTTTAGGTGTTACATTTTATACAGCAATAAATTCTGCATTTAAAAACCTTTCTAATTCAAGTAGTGAATATTATAGCGAGTATAGATTAGCAGATATTTGGGTGGATCTGTATAGTGCACCAATGGGTATAAAAGAAAAAGTTGACAGTATACCTAATGTAAAAACAGCAACAGGTAGAATTATTAAGGATGCTAGTATAAATATTTTAGAAGAAAATGCAACTTTAAGGTTTATAACTCTTCCTGATATAAAAAAAGATATAGTAAATGATGTTGTAATAAAATCGGGAAGATATTTTTCAGAAGATGATAGTAATCAATGTCTTTTAGATGAGGATTTCTTTAAGGCAAATAACTTGAATTTAGGAGAATATATTTATCCAATTATAAGTGGGAATAAGGTTAAGCTTAAGATTGTTGGGTGTGTTAAAAGTCCTGAGTTTGTATACACCTTAAAAGATGCAAGTGAGATCATGGCGGATAATAAGAGATTTGGAATAATATACATAAAACAATCTTTTGGAGAAGCAATTTTTGATTTTAAGGGTTCTATAAATAATTTATCAATTCAAATTTCTAATGGTAGTGATGTAAAGACTGTGAAAGATGATGTGAAAAAGGCTTTGAAAAATTATGGTGTAAAGAATGTTATTGATAGAGAAGAACAGACAAGCAGTAAAATGATTAGCGAAAAAATAAAAGGATTGAAATCTATGGGAGGTACATTTCCGGTAATATTTTTCATGGTTGCATCAGTTATTATATATATTATGATGGGAAGAATGGTGGAAAGTCAAAGAACACAGATTGGAGTATTAAAGGCTGTAGGTTTTACTAATATGCAAGTATTAGCTTATTATATGAGTTATTCTGCAATGATTGCACTTATAGGTAGTTTTATAGGATCTATTCTTGGAACTTATATGGGAGCTAGCATGACAAAACTATATAATCAATATTTTAACTTACCTCTTGGAGGGATTAAAATTTATAGTGAGTTTGTAATTCCAGCATTCATATTAACACTATTTTTTTGTTTATTTGCAGGGTACCATTCTTGCAAAGCTATATTTAAAATAATGCCTAGCGAAGCTATGAGACAAAAATCACCTGAAAGTGGTAAAAAAATAGTTATTGAAAGAATAAACTTAATATGGATAAATATTAGTTATCTAGGAAAGATCATTGTACGAAATTTATTTAGATATAAAAAGAGGGCATTATTAACTTCACTTGGCGTTATATTTTCTTCAGCTATACTTTTGGTGGCTTTAAGCATGGGAGATTCAATGGACTTTATGATACAACAGCAGTATGGAAACATTCAGAATTATGATATTAAAGTAAAATTCTCTAAATTAATGAGTATAGAGGACTTAAATAATATTAAAAATATTACTCATATAAAAGAATTGGAACCAGTACTAGAAACAGGTGTGGAAATATCAAATGGATGGAAACATAAAGATGTTGGATTTACTGCACAAATAAAAGAACCACAAATGTATAAGGTTGAAGACAAGAGTGGTAATGCTATAAGTCTCCCGCAAAATGGGATACTTATATCTGAGAAATTAGCAAATACCTTGGGCATAAAAGTGAATGACAGTGTGAATATAAAGTTTTATTTTCCAGGAAAAGAGAAAAAAGAAATGGTTGTTAAGGGGATTATAGTGCAGTACCTGGGCTTAAGTACTTACACATCTATGGATAATTTAAATAGCATACTAGGAGAAGGGACGATTGCAAGTTCAGCGGTACTAAAGCTGGATAATACTAATGCTGAAAATGAAGTTAAAGATAAGTTGAGAAATATGCCAAATGTGATGTCGGTGGATTCAAAAACAGATTCACTAAATGCTCTTTTAAAAACCATGGGAGCAATGCAAGCTTCTATTGGAGTGTATATTATGCTTGCTGGGATTCTTCTTATTGCTGTTTTATATAATATTGCAACTATTAACATCTTTGAAAGGCAAAGAGAATTGGCAACTTTAAAGGTATTGGGATTTAGTAATAATGAAGTTAAAAAACTAATTTTTAATGAGAATTATATAATTGTTATATTTGGAATGATTGTAGGTTTGCCATTTGGCAAATGGCTTGGAGCATCTCTTATGGCATCTAGCAGTACAGATGCTTATACTATTCCATATGTAGTGGAATTTAAGACTTATATTATTGCAATAATTCTCACACTTCTTTTTACTGCAATTACTAATTTAACTTTAATGAGAAAAATTAAAGCTCTTGATATGATAGAAGTTTTAAAAAATAAAGAATAA
- a CDS encoding transglutaminase-like domain-containing protein: MIIESTNLENYIKKSEVIDYDNKLIVDKCLELTKDTNNEIELIKKIYEFVRDEISHSGDINAEEVTCLASEVLSFGHGICCAKSHLLAAMLRFFAIPTGFCYQILCSRENKKVVHGLNSVYLSNLNKWIRLDARGNKVGVNAQFSIEEEKLAWPIRKELEERDIETIFKEPNKKVIEVLRKYEDRKEFKKHYQPDLQDIFN; encoded by the coding sequence ATGATTATTGAAAGCACTAATTTAGAGAATTACATAAAAAAGTCAGAAGTAATTGACTATGATAATAAATTGATTGTAGATAAGTGTCTTGAATTGACGAAAGATACTAATAATGAAATTGAATTAATTAAAAAAATATATGAATTTGTAAGAGATGAGATTAGTCATTCTGGTGACATAAATGCAGAAGAAGTGACATGTTTAGCTTCAGAAGTTTTAAGTTTTGGACATGGTATTTGTTGTGCGAAATCTCATCTATTAGCAGCCATGCTAAGGTTTTTTGCAATACCTACTGGATTTTGTTATCAGATACTTTGTTCAAGGGAAAATAAAAAAGTAGTACACGGATTAAATTCAGTATATTTGAGTAATTTAAATAAGTGGATAAGACTAGATGCTAGGGGAAATAAGGTAGGGGTAAATGCACAGTTTTCCATAGAAGAAGAAAAACTTGCTTGGCCAATAAGGAAAGAGCTTGAAGAAAGAGATATTGAAACAATATTTAAGGAACCTAATAAAAAGGTTATAGAAGTGTTGAGGAAATATGAAGACAGAAAAGAATTTAAGAAACATTATCAACCAGATTTGCAAGATATATTTAATTAA
- a CDS encoding gluconate:H+ symporter yields MALVTVAFGVLILLVLMMGLKFDGFISLILVSLIVGLMLGMPLDKVTASMYKGIGSQLQSLILILAFGAMLGKLLSDSGAAHRITMTLINKFGKKNVQWAMLLTAIIVGITMFFEAAFIVLIPIVYTIVLELELPLMSVGLPLVIGLSTTHSFLPPHPGPAAVAVTYGASMGRTLLIGLIIAIPAAIIVGIFYTRTKWVKSVTAKIPKGLVEIKKFKDEELPGFGISIFTALVPVVLMAIQTFASLYVDKKAPIMKYINFIGDAPIALLITVIIAAYTLGVARGRKIEEVMNSFGGAIKSIAMIIVVIGAGGAFKQVIVDAGLGNTVNQLTSGLNVSPIILAWVIAAAVRTAVGSATVAVTTASGIILPMVATAGVSPELMVLATTCGSIFASHVNDPGFWMFKEYFDLPVGQAIKIRTTYTCILSVIGLIGVLILSNFF; encoded by the coding sequence ATGGCACTAGTCACAGTTGCTTTTGGTGTATTAATATTATTAGTATTAATGATGGGACTTAAGTTTGATGGATTTATTTCATTAATCTTGGTTTCATTAATTGTCGGACTTATGTTAGGAATGCCTTTAGATAAAGTTACAGCTTCTATGTATAAGGGAATTGGCAGTCAGTTACAAAGTTTAATACTTATTCTTGCTTTTGGAGCAATGCTTGGTAAGTTGTTATCTGATTCAGGAGCAGCACACCGTATTACTATGACACTTATTAATAAATTTGGAAAGAAAAATGTTCAATGGGCAATGTTGTTAACTGCAATTATTGTTGGTATAACAATGTTCTTTGAAGCAGCATTTATTGTATTAATTCCAATTGTGTATACTATAGTTCTTGAACTTGAGTTACCATTAATGTCTGTTGGTTTACCACTAGTTATTGGATTATCAACAACACATAGTTTCTTACCACCTCATCCAGGTCCAGCAGCAGTTGCTGTTACTTATGGAGCAAGTATGGGGAGAACATTACTTATAGGACTTATAATTGCTATTCCAGCTGCAATAATTGTAGGAATATTTTATACTAGAACAAAATGGGTTAAAAGTGTAACTGCTAAAATACCTAAAGGTTTAGTAGAGATTAAAAAATTTAAAGATGAAGAACTACCAGGTTTTGGAATAAGCATATTTACTGCATTAGTTCCTGTTGTTCTTATGGCTATTCAAACATTTGCTAGTCTTTATGTAGATAAAAAAGCACCAATTATGAAGTATATTAATTTCATTGGTGATGCACCAATTGCATTATTAATTACTGTTATAATCGCTGCATATACTCTAGGAGTTGCGAGAGGCAGAAAAATTGAAGAAGTAATGAATAGTTTTGGCGGCGCAATAAAAAGTATTGCTATGATAATAGTAGTAATAGGCGCTGGTGGTGCATTTAAACAAGTAATTGTTGATGCAGGTTTAGGTAATACAGTTAATCAATTAACAAGTGGTTTGAATGTTTCACCTATAATACTAGCTTGGGTGATTGCAGCAGCTGTAAGAACAGCAGTTGGCTCAGCAACAGTAGCTGTAACTACAGCATCAGGTATAATTTTACCTATGGTTGCAACTGCAGGGGTTAGCCCAGAATTAATGGTTTTAGCTACAACATGTGGTAGTATATTTGCTTCACACGTTAATGATCCAGGATTCTGGATGTTTAAGGAATACTTTGATTTACCAGTAGGCCAGGCGATTAAAATAAGAACAACATATACATGTATATTATCAGTGATTGGCTTGATTGGAGTATTAATTTTAAGTAATTTCTTTTAA
- the glgX gene encoding glycogen debranching protein GlgX: protein MDSHMFSRNKDEKIHIEVLKDKANFQDFAETSSKNLIPIDECNGFKIRPGFYLVNGTVVIPGGVSFTVHSQNATSCKLVLFKRKECEPYAIIPFPENYKIGDVYSMIVFDLDIGEFEYAYSVDGPYKPEKGLIFDNKKYLLDPYAKAVAGQSVWGLKPKSGYEYRSRVVTNDFDWGNSKQVLIPMEELIIYELHVRGFTKHQSSGVNYSGTFSGLAEKIPYLKELGINAVELMPIFEFDEMRDERIVDDKILLDYWGYNSVSFFAPNTSYTAQIEYNREGDELKSLIKNFHENGIEVILDVVFNHTAEGDEHGPYISFKGFDNNVYYMLTPNGKYYNFSGCGNTINCNHPVVQKMILDCIRYWVTEYRVDGFRFDLASILGRNEDGSPMNKPPLLKNLAFDPILSKVKLIAEAWDAGGLYQVGNFPSWKRWSEWNGKYRDDIRKFLKGDSGLAQVVAERIAGSHDLYNVDSRGENASVNFITCHDGFTLYDLYSYDSKHNEANGWNNTDGENSNNSWNCGAEGETDNESILKLRTKMIKNACAVLLASQGTPMFLAGDEFGNTQMGNNNPYCQDNEVSWLDWTLLDKNKEIFRFFKNMIKFRKSHPVLRDKIEPAKCGLPHVSKHGNEPWYLDPSNETRVLGVMFAGWNKEANEDDIVYIAVNTHWEKQCVKLPDLPIELEWNIAVNTAMPEGHEFNDSINKMLQIGTRLELEPRSVVILLGIRKEKGLRK, encoded by the coding sequence ATGGATTCTCATATGTTTTCACGAAACAAAGATGAAAAAATACACATAGAGGTATTAAAAGATAAGGCGAATTTTCAAGATTTTGCAGAAACTTCTAGCAAAAATCTAATACCTATTGATGAATGCAATGGATTTAAAATTCGACCTGGATTCTATCTTGTTAATGGAACGGTGGTTATTCCAGGCGGTGTTAGTTTTACTGTTCATTCGCAAAATGCAACTTCATGCAAATTAGTTCTATTTAAACGGAAAGAATGTGAACCTTATGCTATTATTCCATTTCCAGAGAATTATAAAATCGGAGATGTGTACTCAATGATTGTGTTTGACTTGGATATTGGGGAATTTGAATATGCCTATAGTGTAGATGGACCATACAAACCAGAAAAGGGTTTGATTTTTGATAATAAAAAATATCTTCTTGATCCTTATGCGAAGGCAGTTGCTGGGCAGAGTGTGTGGGGATTAAAACCAAAATCTGGCTATGAATATAGGTCACGAGTAGTTACAAATGATTTTGATTGGGGGAACAGTAAGCAGGTCTTGATTCCAATGGAGGAATTAATTATTTATGAGTTACATGTACGTGGATTTACAAAACACCAATCATCAGGTGTTAATTATTCTGGTACTTTTTCAGGATTAGCTGAAAAAATTCCGTATTTAAAGGAACTTGGGATTAATGCGGTTGAGCTTATGCCAATTTTCGAATTTGATGAGATGCGAGATGAACGGATTGTTGATGACAAAATATTACTGGATTATTGGGGATACAATTCTGTGAGTTTTTTTGCGCCTAATACTAGTTATACTGCTCAAATCGAGTACAATAGGGAGGGTGATGAGTTAAAGTCATTGATTAAGAATTTCCACGAGAATGGAATAGAGGTAATTCTTGATGTTGTATTTAATCATACGGCTGAAGGTGATGAGCATGGTCCATACATATCTTTTAAAGGTTTTGATAATAATGTATATTATATGCTTACACCAAATGGAAAATACTACAATTTCAGCGGGTGTGGTAACACTATCAACTGTAATCATCCAGTTGTACAAAAAATGATATTGGATTGTATCCGCTATTGGGTGACTGAATATAGGGTAGATGGTTTCAGATTTGATCTTGCTTCAATTCTTGGACGTAATGAAGATGGTTCACCAATGAACAAGCCACCTTTGCTTAAAAATCTAGCCTTTGATCCAATTCTTTCTAAGGTTAAACTAATTGCTGAAGCATGGGATGCAGGTGGTCTGTATCAAGTAGGTAATTTTCCATCGTGGAAACGATGGTCTGAATGGAATGGTAAGTATCGAGATGATATTCGTAAGTTCTTGAAAGGAGATTCGGGATTAGCTCAAGTAGTAGCTGAACGAATTGCAGGTTCCCATGATTTGTACAATGTAGATAGCAGAGGAGAAAATGCATCGGTGAATTTTATTACTTGCCATGATGGATTCACTTTGTATGATTTATATTCTTACGACAGTAAACATAATGAAGCCAATGGTTGGAATAATACAGATGGTGAAAATAGTAACAATAGTTGGAACTGTGGTGCTGAGGGGGAGACTGATAATGAAAGCATCCTTAAACTACGTACAAAGATGATTAAAAATGCATGTGCTGTTCTTTTGGCAAGTCAAGGCACGCCAATGTTTTTAGCTGGAGATGAATTCGGGAATACACAAATGGGAAACAATAATCCATATTGCCAAGATAATGAAGTTTCATGGCTTGATTGGACTTTGTTAGACAAGAATAAAGAGATATTCAGATTTTTTAAGAATATGATAAAGTTTAGGAAAAGTCATCCTGTACTTAGAGATAAAATAGAACCAGCAAAATGTGGATTACCTCATGTTAGCAAACATGGAAATGAACCCTGGTATTTGGATCCATCAAATGAAACAAGGGTACTTGGGGTTATGTTTGCAGGCTGGAATAAAGAAGCGAATGAAGATGATATAGTATATATTGCTGTAAACACACACTGGGAAAAGCAATGTGTGAAACTGCCAGATCTGCCTATAGAGCTAGAATGGAATATTGCAGTAAATACTGCTATGCCGGAAGGACATGAATTTAATGATTCTATTAATAAGATGCTTCAAATTGGGACAAGACTTGAATTAGAGCCAAGGTCTGTAGTAATTCTATTGGGTATAAGGAAAGAAAAAGGACTGAGAAAGTAA